The Palleronia sp. THAF1 genome contains the following window.
TGCGACAGGCTCATGTCATCCACCCGCTTGCCCTTTGGGCGGCCAAAGTGCGCCAGCAGGATCGGTTGCCCGCCCGCGTCCAAGATCGCGTTGACCGTAGGCACGATCCGCTCGATCCGGGTGGCGTCGGTGACGCGGCCATCCTCGATCGGCACGTTCAGATCGACGCGGGTCAGTACGCGCTTGTCGGCAAGGTCTAGGTTGGAAAGGGCGGTCCAGCTCATGGTGGTCTCCTGCGGTGGTTGGTCCGGTGATGCCCCGCTGGTGGGAACGGCGCAAGTCCGACCGCTGCGCATCGCCCCCGCACGGAACTGCCGCAGCCCTTTCCCAACCGGCCCCGACGCCTTATGTCGCCTGCAACGCAATCTGAAAGGATACTCCGTGGCCGAGATCAAAGACCCCGAGAACACCATCATCGTCGAACTGAAGGACGGCCCCGTCACCATCGAACTGCTGCCCGACGTGGCACCCCAGCACGTTGAGCGGATGAAAACGCTGGCCCGCGCCGGTGCCTACGACAACGTGGTCTTCCACCGCGTCATCGACGGCTTCATGGCGCAGACCGGTGACGTGTCGAACGGCAACGCCGAAAAGGACTTCAACATCCGTCTTGCGGGCACCGGCGGCTCCGAACATCCGGACGTTCCGGCAGAATTCTCCAAGCTGCCGCATGACCGGGGCACCATCGGGGCGGCGCGCTCGTCAAACCCGAACTCGGCCAACAGCCAGTTCTTCATCAACTTCTCGGACAACCACTTCCTGAATGGTCAGTACACCGTCTACGGCCGCGTCATCGAGGGCATGGATCTGGTGGACAAGATCACCCGTGGCGAGCCTCCGATGAACCCCGACCGGATGCTGTCGGTGAAGGTGGCCGCCGATGCGTAGCCTTGCGATCTTGGCGGCGATCTGCGCCGCACCTGCCTTCGCGACCGGGATTGACCTGACCATCGCCGACAAGGGCACCGTGTCCATCGACCTGTTCGAGGATGTGGCCCCCAACCACGTGGACCGGATCACCGCCCTGGCGCGGAACGGCGCCTATGATGGCGTGGTCTTCCACCGCGTGATCGACGGCTTCATGGCTCAGACCGGCGACGTGCAGTTCGGCCGTGCCGACTTGGACACGAGCAACGCGGGCATGGGCGGCTCCGATATGCCCGATCTCGCGCAAGAGTTCAGCGACCGCCCGTTCGAGCGTGGCACGGTGGGCATGGCCCGCTCCGGCAACTCGGTCGACAGTGCGAATTCCCAATTCTTCATCATGTTCCAGCCAGCGCCGCACCTGAACGGGCAATATACCGTGGTGGGGCAAGTGACGGACGGTATGGACGTCGTGCATGGCATCACGCGCGGACAGGGCCGTGGCGGCTCTGTGGCCGACCCGGACGTCATCGAAAGCGTGACCGTCACCGAGTGATCGGTGGGAATTGAGTATTTGTGAAAACAAAGAACGGGGCGGCGGGGATGACCTTGGCCGCCCTTCTTGCGGGAAGGATGGAATATGGCTGACAGGATCGTGGTCGCGTCGGATCACGCGGCGGTAGAGATGCGGCAGGCGGTCGTCGCGCATCTGAAAGAGCGCGGGATCGACGTGGTGGAGATGGGTCTCGCCATTGGCGAGCGCACCGATTATCCCAAGCAGGGGCGCGCTGCGGCAGAGCGGGTCGCGTCGGGCGACTGCACCTCCGGCATCCTGCTATGTGGCACC
Protein-coding sequences here:
- a CDS encoding peptidylprolyl isomerase, with the protein product MAEIKDPENTIIVELKDGPVTIELLPDVAPQHVERMKTLARAGAYDNVVFHRVIDGFMAQTGDVSNGNAEKDFNIRLAGTGGSEHPDVPAEFSKLPHDRGTIGAARSSNPNSANSQFFINFSDNHFLNGQYTVYGRVIEGMDLVDKITRGEPPMNPDRMLSVKVAADA
- a CDS encoding peptidylprolyl isomerase, whose product is MRSLAILAAICAAPAFATGIDLTIADKGTVSIDLFEDVAPNHVDRITALARNGAYDGVVFHRVIDGFMAQTGDVQFGRADLDTSNAGMGGSDMPDLAQEFSDRPFERGTVGMARSGNSVDSANSQFFIMFQPAPHLNGQYTVVGQVTDGMDVVHGITRGQGRGGSVADPDVIESVTVTE